From Candidatus Paceibacterota bacterium, the proteins below share one genomic window:
- a CDS encoding polysaccharide pyruvyl transferase family protein yields the protein MQKKLNILFTDLIYLNHNYGAQGIAFPLMDKLKEYFDVDPTFLIHKNYYKEDFLFSRKNNFKIIESPNSLVVLGNKYFLIRFLYKLFYLIKRRKKLLAGENKKNLALLENLKKSDAIIDLSGIEFIGNVKNQRRKWSNYINKIYMQSLAEKLKKPYFKYTKSYGPISGKIYTFFVRRKLKKLPFIFVRGRDNLEEIKKLKLKVPLYSFPDVSIALRPADKNWAVDYVKKIGIDVSKPIIGISP from the coding sequence ATGCAAAAAAAGCTTAATATTTTATTTACAGATCTTATTTATTTAAATCATAATTACGGAGCTCAAGGAATTGCATTCCCATTAATGGATAAATTAAAGGAGTATTTTGACGTTGATCCTACTTTTTTAATTCATAAAAATTACTATAAAGAAGATTTTTTATTTTCAAGAAAAAATAATTTTAAGATTATTGAAAGCCCCAATTCTTTGGTTGTTTTGGGTAATAAATATTTTTTAATAAGGTTTTTATATAAACTTTTCTATTTAATAAAAAGAAGAAAAAAATTGTTAGCAGGGGAGAATAAAAAAAATCTTGCTTTGTTAGAAAACTTAAAAAAGAGTGATGCCATTATTGATTTATCCGGTATAGAGTTTATTGGTAATGTTAAAAACCAAAGAAGAAAATGGTCAAACTATATAAATAAAATATATATGCAGTCTTTAGCCGAAAAACTAAAGAAACCCTACTTTAAATATACAAAATCATATGGTCCTATCTCTGGCAAAATATATACTTTCTTTGTCAGAAGAAAACTTAAAAAGCTTCCTTTCATTTTTGTAAGGGGCAGAGATAATTTAGAAGAGATTAAAAAATTAAAGCTAAAAGTTCCTCTTTATTCTTTTCCGGACGTTTCAATAGCTCTAAGGCCTGCTGATAAAAATTGGGCTGTTGACTATGTGAAAAAAATTGGCATTGACGTATCAAAACCAATTATAGGTATTTCTCCAA